One genomic segment of Manis pentadactyla isolate mManPen7 chromosome 1, mManPen7.hap1, whole genome shotgun sequence includes these proteins:
- the CCR9 gene encoding C-C chemokine receptor type 9, producing the protein MVPTESTSLIPNLSDDYNYGSMPSMDDYLNFNFTELFCRKNNVRQFASHFLPPLYWLVFIVGAVGNSLVILVYWYCTRVKTMTDMFLLNLAIADLLFLVTLPFWAIAAADQWKFQTFMCKVVNSMYKMNFYSCMLLIMCISVDRYIAIAQATKAQTWRQKRLLYSKMVCFIVWALALTLCIPEILYSQIKEKSDATICTMVYPSDESTKLKLAVLTLKVILGFFLPFVVMACCYTIVIHTLIQAKKSSKHKALKVTTTVLTVFVLSQFPYNCVLLVQTTDAYSPFISSCAISTNIDICLQVTQTIAFFHSCLNPVLYVFVGERFRRDLVKTLKNLGCISQAQWVSFTRREGSLKLSSTLLDTTSGALSF; encoded by the exons ATGGTCCCCACAGAATCCACA AGCCTTATCCCTAATTTGTCTGACGACTATAACTATGGCTCCATGCCTTCCATGGATGACTACCTGAACTTCAACTTCACTGAACTCTTCTGTAGGAAGAACAATGTCAGGCAGTTTGCAAGCCACTTCCTGCCACCCTTGTACTGGCTTGTGTTCATTGTGGGTGCTGTGGGCAACAGCCTGGTCATCCTTGTCTACTGGTACTGCACAAGAGTGAAGACCATGACCGACATGTTCCTTCTGAATCTGGCAATTGCTGACCTTCTCTTTCTTGTCACTCTTCCCTTCTGGGCCATCGCCGCTGCTGACCAATGGAAATTCCAGACTTTCATGTGCAAAGTGGTCAACAGCATGTACAAGATGAACTTCTACAGCTGTATGCTGCTGATCATGTGCATCAGTGTGGACAGGTACATCGCCATTGCTCAGGCCACAAAAGCACAGACCTGGAGGCAGAAaagacttctgtacagcaaaatggTTTGCTTCATTGTCTGGGCACTGGCACTCACACTCTGCATCCCAGAAATCCTGTACAGTCAAATCAAGGAGAAATCTGACGCCACCATCTGCACCATGGTGTACCCTAGTGACGAGAGTACCAAACTGAAGTTGGCAGTCTTGACCCTGAAGGTCATCCTGGGGTTCTTCCTTCCCTTTGTGGTCATGGCTTGCTGCTACACCATCGTCATTCATACTCTGATACAAGCCAAGAAGTCGTCCAAGCACAAGGCCTTGAAGGTGACCACCACGGTCCTTACTGTCTTTGTCTTATCTCAGTTCCCCTACAACTGTGTTCTCTTGGTGCAGACCACTGATGCCTACTCCCCGTTCATTTCCAGCTGTGCCATTTCCACCAACATTGACATCTGCCTCCAGGTCACTCAAACTATTGCCTTTTTCCACAGTTGCCTGAACCCTGTTCTCTACGTTTTTGTGGGTGAGAGATTCCGTCGGGATCTTGTGAAAACCCTGAAGAACTTGGGCTGCATCAGCCAGGCTCAGTGGGTCTCCTTCACAAGGAGAGAGGGAAGCCTGAAGCTGTCATCTACATTGCTGGATACAACCTCAGGAGCTCTCTCCTTCTGA